The Gossypium arboreum isolate Shixiya-1 chromosome 2, ASM2569848v2, whole genome shotgun sequence region CTTGGTTGtttattaaacataaaaaagGAAGGAGTATTTGACAAAAGATATGATTTGTCCCCACGTTTAAAACTTTGATGGGAATGGATTTCGgttattaaacaaaaaaaaagggggggggggttTAAAGAGTGCATAGTGGGGAGACTAAGACAGCCAAGAAAGCAGTCACTTTAGGTTGTTTTTAGGACAAGAAAGTAGGAAACAGTTCATACTATTGGTTAAAGCTTTGATTAACAAGcttaattactattattatcttAGGATTTACGTTCTCCATAATTATATCCACAAAGATGGCCTTGAAATCCACACCAGTGAAAGAAAAAAATACATGTTTCGTTTGTTTAttggattttttttataattgattTTAATCGAAATTAATGTGAATCACAGTCCTGTTTTAAAAAAAAcagaattttatgttttatttaagacAGCAAAAAATCTGTAAAAAAGACCGAAAATTTAGCTTTAAAGAAAAGGGGGACCCACAAAGAAAGAGGGAAAGTTAAAGCTGGTTCCTTTGGGTCCCATTGGAAGACCAAACTGAATCCCGTGCTTCCCTTCCCTGAATTCCTCAATTATTATCACCATCTCTGCAAGCCACCGCTTTACGCCTTTACTCACTCCCTTAAACTCGGCTCAGCTCACACTCTGACACCCACTCTCCTGCCCTTGCTTCTTCTCTCTGTTTTATTAAAGCCGCTACTTCAAAACACCAAACCCGCGGCTTCTtgtccttttatttcttttgagcAAAATCTTCTctctatataaaaaaaaaaaaaaggagcttGTTTCTTTACTAATCTTCTTTTGTCTCTTATTAAATAATCTTCTATTCGGGTTTGCTTTGTTCAATTGGTGTGTTGCAGGCAACATTGCAGTGCACTTGTCACTTTACCCTGCGAGCAACCTGCTTTTTCTCTCTTCCTCTTAGTTAGACTTCAACTTATACACATTCACTTGCATATCTTAACAAATCCCTTTGCAGCATTTTTACACAGATTCCATCTGGGTCTTTCTCATTCAATGGAGAATCCACACTCACCCATTTCTATCCCAGAGGCTTCTCCTAAGCCTTACAAGAAAAGCTTTGTTACTACTCTAATGGAAGCTGCTAGTCTTCGCTCTCCTTTTAAGGAAGATACCTATTTTAGCTCCCATTTGAAGGCTTCCGAGAAGAAGGCGTTGCAAGAGCTCAAGGACAAGCTCATGGCTTCTTATGGCCCGGACGGTGAATGCACCATGTGGGGGATCCCTTTACTTGCTGAAGACGAAAAAGCTGATGTCGTTTTGTTGAAGTTCTTGCGAGCTAGGGACTTCAGGGTGTTGGATTCCTTCCGCATGTTGGAAAAATGTCTTGCTTGGAGGAAAGAGTTTAAGGCCGACAGTGTTGGGGAAGAAGACTTGGGGTTCAAGGAGCTTGAAGGAGTTGTTGCTTATATGCATGGCTACGACAGGGAAGGTCACCCTGTTTGCTACAATGCTTATGGTGTTTTTAAAGACAAGGATATGTACGAGAGAATCTTTGGTGATGAAGAGAAACTGAACAAGTTTCTGAGATGGAGAATTCAAGTCCTGGAAAGAGGGATCAGTCTCCTACATTTCAAGCCTGGTGGGATTAACTCTATTATTCAAGTCACTGATCTAAAAGACATGCCTAAGAGAGAACTTAGGGTAGCTTCAAATCAGATCCTTTCCCTCTTTCAAGATAATTACCCTGAAATGGTAGCTCGAAAGGTAGTCAATCAGCTCCTGTCTCTTGTTTTTCAAACTGTTATGGAGATTGCTTTAACTTTCCATCATCTGCCTTTTTGGGTTTTAGATTTTCATCAATGTCCCATGGTACTTCAGTGTGCTGTACTCAATGTTCAGTCCATTTTTAACTCAGCGAACTAAGAGCAAGTTCGTCATCTCCAGAGAAGGGCATGCTGCTGAAACACTCTACAAGTGagttcatttctttattttcccatTCGCAGTTGATAGATCCAATATTTACCTTTGCTAAAAATTTGTTTGTCAGGTTTATAAGGCCTGAAGATGTTCCAGTACAGTATGGTGGACTGAGTCGACCCAATGACTTACAGAAACCAGCCTCGGAGTTCACTGTTAAAGGAGGAGAGAAAGTGAACATTCAAATTGAAGGGATTGAGGTCACTAGTTTTATTGCTCTTAGTTAACTTGTGGTAAAAGAAAACATTTCATTATATCTTATATGCGTCTAAAACTTGCAGGCTGGAGCAACCATAACATGGGACCTGGTAGTAGGAGGGTGGGACTTAGAATATAGTGCAGAATTCGTGCCCAACAAAGAAGACAGCTACACCATTGCAGTGGAGAAGCCAAGGAAACTAAGTCCAACAGAGGAAGCCATTCGCAACTCCTATACATCAAAGGAATCAGGCAAACTAGTGCTGTCAGTGGATAATACAAGTTCCAGGAGAAAAAAGGTTGCTGCTTATCGCTATATTGTTCGCAAATCAACCTTGGAGTAGCttgagttaggtgttacaataaAAGAGTGATCATGTTTAATTTTGAAGAGGGTATTATTAACTAATTGTTTGTGAACTTTGTTTTGTTAGTAGTCTGTTTGAGTAGTAGTATATTATTTGGTAATGGGTTATGTATAAATATGGAGATGGTGGTGTGAGCGTTGTATGACTTTAATATATAGTTAAAAGATGCAGCAGTAGTTTTTAACTGGTGGTGTTTCATCAGCCATATCAGAAACAGGAAGAAGAGATGAATCTGCAAACAGATTTTGGTTGCTTTTTTGTGTACTGCAAACTTGATTTCCCAATGTATGATAATGTATATCTCAAGGACTAAAGCAAAACTAAGAGTCACACAAATAGTAGTGTTACTGTGTAAGCAATGTTTGTTTATATTTAGTTTTTCTGTGGGTATTGATGGACAGCATAAGACAGAGTGTGTAGTCTTtgttattttagtattattttctgAAAGTTGAAAAGTAAACATGTCAGGAGTCTGTGGTGTTTCAATCTGTGTTAGAGGTGAGAAAAGGCGTGGAAGGTCCTGCTGTGTGCAGTCTGCAGCGTGCAGACTGTGGTCTGTTTTGGAATCATCCAATAAGCTGTTCAATTTATCATTGTTAGGTCACGCCAATAGTAATAAGCTGGACAGAAGCCAAAATATTGAAAAACAAATATAAGTGAACGGTGACGACTTGGACTTAAATTTGAAGTTAAGTTTTTGTCGGAATATTATTTTCTTTGACCACAAAATTCGAACAAAATAGCTTATTTATTAGACGTTCATCTCTTTAAGGTTTCCCCCTCCATTCAAAGAAAATCTGCTATGTACCCAACAcaaacatataaataaatatattttgatcacAATATCTCAAATTTTCGATTATAATTGGCTCCATCGAAAGAAGTCTTTCTCCAAGCAATTGATCTGGTCTCCCAACAATTGAACTTATTATTCTCGTGTCAGCGCAAAAAACTGTTGTAGGGTTCGGAGTGCCTCGGGTAATTGTAGGATTCAAAATTTGTGTAGGTAATAGGCCACTTCgaaataacttgagttttagttGATACTTCATGGTCATTGGTAGGCTACTCCAAAATTCTATAATAATTCATATAAAATCAAGCACACGCATATGAGGGTAAAAAAATTATGGAGACTTCGTATTGAAAATCGAATTacattttgttaattttattaaataataaataaattaatctttatatatTTAATCAAAGAATAAACTGATCATTATATTACAGATTCTATCCATTTTGTTATTTGGTTAATTTTAGTTATATAAATATTAACTTAACTATTTTTTTAATTACAAGACAAACTTGCATTGGGTTTCATTTCACCTCATGTATACGAAAACCGAATAGCCCATAGCAAACAATAACTATTTAGCATATGGATCCAACGGAGGTGGAGGTCCCACGTAAATATTGGGTGAATCATTTCCCGCCACGTCATAGATAGAAGAAAATGCCCCACATGAATGAGTTCCCTTCCCTTCCAAGACAGCTGAGTGAGTTGACTAACGCAGAGTTGTATGTTTCCGGTacgaaacaaaacaaaaacaacgTTTCTCAATCCCCCGTTTCTTTCATCTTCCTCCTCATTTTAGTCCCCAAATCTCCCATCTTTATCTTCGATTCTCATATGATGTCGAACCCCGTTGAACCAACCAAGATTGACGATGCTGGATCCAATTCCAACGTCGAGAACCCTACTCCGGCTGTCTCTGCCATTAACAGGCGTTGGAAAAGGGAGGATTTGTTTAATAAAGGCTCTCTCTTTCTTAGAGGATTGGCTTTCTTCTTCTCTTTGCTATCTTTCATTATCATGGCTTCCAACAAACATGGTGGTTGGAAAAATTTCGATCGCTATTCTGAATACAGGTGCTTATTCCAAAACTCTACTCATATTCCAAACTCCACAGTCCACATTacagtttaaatttgattttttttttcaggtATTTGTTGGCAATTGCAGCTCTATCGATTTTGTACAGCGGAGGACAAGCGTGGAGACAGGTGCTTTCGATTTGGAAAAACAATAACATATTAGAACAACGTTTCTCTGCCATGCTCGACTTTTTTGGAGATCAAGTTGGTTTTCCGatcatttcttttttcttttgtttattacAAATTTCTGCTTGCTATAGTAGCATGTCACATCAACTTCCAGTTATTAAACTAGAAAGTGCTGCTGCTATGATCCAGTTTGATTGATTAAAAATTAACAAGtagaattataaaataaaagcTTAAAGGTGGCGTGGGATAGTAAGCTGTACATTATCCAAACCCCGGACGCATATCTATGTTTGGAAAGGGTTTTGATTAACTGAAGTTGCAGATGGTGGCATACCTGTTGATATCATCCACATCCGCGGCGATTCCATTGACAAACAATATGAGAGAGGGACAAGACAATATTTTCACCGATGCCTCAGCTTCGGCTATCAGTATGTCATTTTTTGCCTTCCTATCGCTGGCACTATCAGCCATGGTTTCGGGTTATAAACTTTCAACTCAATCATACATCTAATCTATAGGTGTGCCTTTTAgcttcattcttttttttttttaccctaCATGATTATTTGTGTACTTATCATTCATTTCTCTTGTATGTATTTTTGTGTGCATCAATGTTGTTCTTTTTCCTAGTACAGTCGACAGAGCAGTGTTCATAGCTCTCAGCTCCGTCtcttttcagtttttttttttctttcccatgTTTATGGTTTGATTGTCTTGAAAGTTGTTGTGTCTTAAATTACACGTAAGCTTAAAGTTGTGATAAGCAGTCATTGTGCATAGAGATGTATCTGCAATGCATGAATGTGATGAATAGAAAGACAAAAAGGTTGAAGTCGAAACAGGAAAATATCAATTCATTGGAAAACATCAATTCATTCTTTTTAATGCATTGGTCATATTTTGTGTATTTCAGCATATATCATAAATCTTAAAAGTAGTTATACAGCACCTGAAGGGTAATGCTTCGCAAACAAACGAATATCTTTGTTGATTTACGTGTCCATGCCTAGAATCTGCATTTCCCAATAACTAGTGGCTAACTCATTCGACCTACAAGATCTTCAAGGATCTCTACGGCATTAGATCTTCCAACCGCAATTTCCAACACTTGGGATCTAATTCCACCTGTCAATTGGATGATTGAATCACTTATGTCCATCATAGAGACATTTGAATAAAGGAGCTTTTTATTACATTACAGAAATCATAAACTTTACCTGAAGCACTTTATCTCTCCATTGAAAAGTACAACCGCGTGCTTCCAAATGTTCAATAAGTCGATGGGGTAGCAGCCATTTAAACTCTGCCTGAAGTTTCACTTTTGTCAACCCTCCACATGCCAGCAAGACGGCTGCTAGTCCAGTAGGAGTCAAACTTTTTAAGTGCAAGATTGTTATGTTCTGTAGGCAGCTAATGCCAGCCAGTGACAACAATCCTATGTCCGTAACTGAGCTATGGGACAAATTAATCTGAAAAGAGAAAATTAATCAGATTTGTGGCAATGAAAGCAAAGTTCCGAGAAAAGGACAGAGTAGCATACTTGTCGAaggttttgagaaaaatgagCAAGTGGAAGCATTCCTGCATCATCAATATTAGGACACTTCTTTACGTCTAGCTTGGTAAGTTCCTTGCATCCCACAGCAACAGCTGTTAGTCCTAAAGATGTTATCAGAGAACACCCTCGACTTTCAAGCGTCTTTAACCGTGAGCATTTGGATAAAGATAGCAAGGAATGATCAGTAATATCTTTGCAGTAAGCTATATTAATCATTTCAAGGCCAGGGCAACCTTGTGCAATTGCTATAATGCCCGAATCTGTTATTTCTACAGACCTGAAAACGGTAGCCTTGTTTAGATAAGCATGAATTCTCTTTTTCACTGCATTAATGATAACTCAGTTCATAAGCTGTATGGAAATTTGCTTGCTACACAGTTCAAATAGCTAACCTGTATAAATCAAGCTCTAACAGTTTTGAGCAGCCCCTGCCGATATGGATAAGTCCCTCATCAGTTATATTAAGGCAAATTCCTAGTTTTAAGTTGGTTAGTTGGGAACATCTGGATATGTACTTCAGACCTGCAAAGGGAAGCGAGTGTAAGTGCGTCAATTAACACAGTTGTGCTGACTATACTAGCAAAAATGAAGAAATAGGAGAAAAAATAACCTTTATCATCAATTTCATTATCTGTAAGGTCAAGCTCTTCAAGCAAATGACACCGCTGGCCGATCAAAACAAAGGCTTCTCTAGAAACCAGGGTACAGGACTCCATCCTGAGAGAAGTAAGAGAGTTGCACGAATTCGTGATGCAGGAAATAGAGACATCAGTTATCTTGCGGCAACACGTAATGTCTAGTTTCCTTAGGTCTTTATGCTTTGTTACAATGGACGAGAGGCCTTCATCTGTTACTCCTGAGCATTTACTTAAACTCAATTCCCTTAATGAAGCGCACCAGTTTCCGATAGTTTTCAGTCCATCATAGCTAATCAGACAACCATCTACTTTAACAGATTGCAACATAGAAAACTTTTTCAAAGAATCAGCAAGGGAAGAGGTTACCTGAAATATCACCAAAATGCTACACTAAACACACTCAAATGTATAGAAAGGAACCTGTTAGAGCAGCAAGAGAGGAGCACATATAGGGAGACTTACAGGTGATCCATGGGCTAAGGTAAGTTGCTGCAGACCTACAGCACCACTTACTAGGGAAGACAAGCCATTGTGACTAATATTCTGACAAGATGACACATCAAGACTCTGACAAATGCATTATGTCAACTAAAtgttgtaaaaaaaaataaaaattaaacattcCATCTTTAGAGTAAACTTTCAGAACAGTATACCTTTAATGAA contains the following coding sequences:
- the LOC108460988 gene encoding CASP-like protein 4B1, coding for MPHMNEFPSLPRQLSELTNAELYVSGTKQNKNNVSQSPVSFIFLLILVPKSPIFIFDSHMMSNPVEPTKIDDAGSNSNVENPTPAVSAINRRWKREDLFNKGSLFLRGLAFFFSLLSFIIMASNKHGGWKNFDRYSEYRYLLAIAALSILYSGGQAWRQVLSIWKNNNILEQRFSAMLDFFGDQMVAYLLISSTSAAIPLTNNMREGQDNIFTDASASAISMSFFAFLSLALSAMVSGYKLSTQSYI
- the LOC108461414 gene encoding patellin-6-like codes for the protein MENPHSPISIPEASPKPYKKSFVTTLMEAASLRSPFKEDTYFSSHLKASEKKALQELKDKLMASYGPDGECTMWGIPLLAEDEKADVVLLKFLRARDFRVLDSFRMLEKCLAWRKEFKADSVGEEDLGFKELEGVVAYMHGYDREGHPVCYNAYGVFKDKDMYERIFGDEEKLNKFLRWRIQVLERGISLLHFKPGGINSIIQVTDLKDMPKRELRVASNQILSLFQDNYPEMVARKIFINVPWYFSVLYSMFSPFLTQRTKSKFVISREGHAAETLYKFIRPEDVPVQYGGLSRPNDLQKPASEFTVKGGEKVNIQIEGIEAGATITWDLVVGGWDLEYSAEFVPNKEDSYTIAVEKPRKLSPTEEAIRNSYTSKESGKLVLSVDNTSSRRKKVAAYRYIVRKSTLE
- the LOC108460981 gene encoding F-box/LRR-repeat protein 3, producing MKKQKPDNLRGFNPFNQLPQEIIFTILDLLNSNPLDIKSFSLACKSFYAAESKHRTSLKPLRQEHLPSILSRYPNIGHLHLTRCSRVSDTCLSFVSHACASSLRSIDLSRTHLFSASGLLGLALNCNNLVEIDLSNATELKDSAMAAVSQAKNLEKLWLARCKSVTDLGVGCVAVGCRKLKSICLKWCLGVGDLGVGLLAVKCNHICYLDLSYLPITSKCLSPILKLQHLEELVLEGCFGIDDDSLAVLKHGCNSLKSLDVSSCQNISHNGLSSLVSGAVGLQQLTLAHGSPVTSSLADSLKKFSMLQSVKVDGCLISYDGLKTIGNWCASLRELSLSKCSGVTDEGLSSIVTKHKDLRKLDITCCRKITDVSISCITNSCNSLTSLRMESCTLVSREAFVLIGQRCHLLEELDLTDNEIDDKGLKYISRCSQLTNLKLGICLNITDEGLIHIGRGCSKLLELDLYRSVEITDSGIIAIAQGCPGLEMINIAYCKDITDHSLLSLSKCSRLKTLESRGCSLITSLGLTAVAVGCKELTKLDVKKCPNIDDAGMLPLAHFSQNLRQINLSHSSVTDIGLLSLAGISCLQNITILHLKSLTPTGLAAVLLACGGLTKVKLQAEFKWLLPHRLIEHLEARGCTFQWRDKVLQVELDPKCWKLRLEDLMP